A genomic region of Blattabacterium cuenoti contains the following coding sequences:
- a CDS encoding UDP-N-acetylmuramoyl-L-alanyl-D-glutamate--2,6-diaminopimelate ligase, producing the protein MKKILKYLLKKVHVLEIIGNTQKWIIGISICSQFAEKDTIFVAKKGKKTDGHKFITEAIQKGANTVVCEKKPVIIHKDITYVIVKNSMDALGTISSNFYDHPTKKIKLVGVTGTNGKTSVATILHDLFYKMGEKSILISTIGIKIISQEFPPIHTTPNIVDINKYLNLSIQKGCKYAFMEVSSHGIHQKRIAGLLFTGGVLTNITHDHLDYHKSFEDYLSTKKSFFESFLPKNAFALINSDDQNSHKIIKNVLAKTYFYGLKKKADYRIKILKKNIHGNQLLIDGHKFFTFLIGEFNVYNLLAGYATAILLGKKKEEVLQKINTIQPIKGRFEQFISYSGIRIIVDYAHNPDGIKNLLKAIQEIKKKEDGRLICIIGCGGNRDKEKRSLMGQIVYETCDLSIFTSDNPREEDPEKILIDMKNFRSYLNKEDILTIVNRKEAIQTAIQMAREKDIIVIAGKGHENYQEIQGKRYPFDDMKIAKTLFSELS; encoded by the coding sequence ATGAAAAAAATATTAAAATATCTTCTAAAAAAAGTACATGTATTAGAAATTATAGGAAATACTCAAAAATGGATAATAGGGATTTCTATATGTTCTCAGTTTGCAGAAAAAGATACGATATTTGTGGCTAAAAAAGGAAAAAAAACAGATGGACATAAATTTATTACGGAGGCGATACAAAAAGGAGCTAACACTGTCGTTTGTGAAAAAAAACCTGTTATTATTCATAAAGATATCACCTATGTGATTGTGAAAAATTCGATGGATGCTTTAGGAACTATTTCTTCTAATTTTTATGATCATCCTACAAAAAAAATAAAATTAGTAGGCGTTACAGGAACGAATGGAAAAACATCTGTGGCAACTATACTTCACGATTTATTTTATAAAATGGGAGAAAAAAGTATTCTTATTTCTACCATTGGGATTAAAATTATATCTCAGGAATTTCCTCCCATACATACTACCCCAAATATTGTTGATATTAATAAATATTTAAATTTATCAATCCAAAAAGGATGTAAATATGCATTTATGGAAGTGAGTTCACATGGAATTCATCAAAAAAGAATTGCAGGATTATTATTTACTGGGGGAGTATTGACTAATATTACCCATGATCATTTAGATTATCATAAATCTTTTGAAGATTATCTATCAACTAAAAAATCTTTTTTTGAAAGTTTTTTGCCTAAAAATGCTTTTGCCTTAATTAATTCTGATGATCAAAATTCACATAAAATCATAAAAAATGTTTTGGCTAAAACTTATTTTTATGGGTTGAAAAAAAAAGCAGATTACAGGATAAAAATTCTGAAAAAAAATATCCATGGAAACCAATTACTAATTGATGGACATAAATTTTTCACATTTTTAATTGGAGAATTTAATGTTTACAATCTTTTGGCAGGCTACGCTACAGCTATATTATTGGGTAAAAAAAAAGAGGAAGTTTTGCAAAAAATAAATACGATACAACCTATAAAAGGACGTTTTGAACAATTTATATCCTATTCCGGAATTCGGATAATTGTTGATTACGCACACAATCCAGATGGGATTAAGAACCTTTTAAAAGCCATTCAGGAAATAAAAAAAAAAGAGGATGGAAGATTAATTTGTATAATAGGTTGTGGAGGGAATAGAGATAAAGAGAAACGTTCTTTAATGGGACAAATAGTTTATGAAACATGTGATTTGTCTATTTTTACCTCAGATAATCCTAGAGAAGAGGATCCAGAAAAAATATTAATAGATATGAAGAATTTTAGATCCTATCTAAATAAAGAGGATATTTTAACTATCGTGAACAGAAAAGAAGCTATTCAAACAGCCATTCAAATGGCTAGAGAAAAAGATATTATTGTCATAGCAGGAAAAGGACACGAAAATTATCAAGAAATTCAAGGAAAACGTTATCCTTTTGACGATATGAAAATTGCTAAAACATTATTTTCTGAATTGTCATAG